Genomic window (Lutra lutra chromosome 2, mLutLut1.2, whole genome shotgun sequence):
ttttatttatttatctgacagagagagagatcacaagcaggcagggaggcaggcagagagaggatgaagcaggctctccgcagagcagagagcccgatgcagggctcgatcccaggactctgggatcatgacctgagccgaaggcagaggctttaacccactgagccacccaggcgcccctccatcctGTAATTTTTAAGCGAAAAAcaagttttcatatatttaacGGGGTATTTTATGAAACCAATGATTTCCCCAAATTAGATTTCTGTATATCGTTGGATTTCCTTAGTAAATACTAAAAGCACTAAAAGTTAACACCGAGATATTTTCTCTAATTATCCACCTATAGTgccttgttcttttaaatttacagTGCGGtttattctaaatttatattGCACTTAAAACCAAAGCACGTTCTAAACTAAAGAGCAGAACAGCTTCTCTAATAATTGAATGAATACTTCATTTGGTAATATCTTCTATTCTCTCCTCCTACAGTTCAGCGAGAGTCAGCCATCACAGCGCCGGCCAAGAGCAAAGACAATCAATAGTCGACCAGTACAAAGTTTGCCTGCCAGGACCTCACAAAATAGATCTCCACCCACGCAAGTCAGTAGGAAACCTCAACCCCGTTCTCATGCCTCTGCCTCACCTGCACTGCCACACAAAGCAGCCAGCCAATTATCTTTAAATTCTAGGAcatcaagcaaaaagaaaaaacctgtcCTGACATCAAAAAGGCAAAGTCTACAAGTCAGTCCTAAGAAAAGTACATTGACCTCTGCCAAGAAAGGCCTGACCCCCCTTCCATCTGGTTTAACAAGACGAAATACTCCACGGAGCACAAGTAAAACTCTAAAACAGccgaaaaaaaatcagaagacgACCGCCAAGAAACAGTCAAAACGGACGGCAGCAGCACCAAAGCCATCTCTATCTgtaaagaaaagtcaaaatgcATCTAAAAAAATCCTGTCCACCTCTGCCAAGAAGCAGCTGAATTTCCCAAGAGTGGCTAAGGAGGCATCAAAACAAACTTCAACTTCAAAGAAAAGTTCACAGAAGTCCAAGAAAATCCAGGCTAGGCCTGCTAAGAAACAGTTACAACAACGCACAACTAAATCAACTCCCCAAAAAAAAGTAACtaagaagaaatctcaaaataCTTATAAACTTACCAAGTCTGTATCCAAAACACAAACTAAGTCCACGACAATAAAAAGTTCCCCCAAAACTTCTTCAGCTCCAAAGAAAAGACCAACTAAATCTCGTGAGACTCTGCCATCACCTGCCGAGAAAAAACAGAATCGGGCAAAAGCAGTTAAAGCAGCCCCCAAAAAAAGTTCAGCCAAAAAGAAAagtctaaagaaacaaaaaaataaacagttaacGCCAGTCAAAAAAGGGCCAGCTACGGCAACAGCAACGAGAGCAGTAttaaaagtcaaaaagaaaaatctaaccaCACCTAAAAAGACAGCATCTACATCTGCCAAGAAAAGGCTCAATCAGCCAAAGAAAGttgcaacaaaaaagaaaatatctaaagcCAAAAATAAAGTGTCAAAGAAACCCAAAACTTTACTTCACCTGCCAAGAAACAAGTGAATCAACCTAAAGCACTGAAATcagtactaaaaacaaaaccagcctcCAAGAAAAGACCAAATAAAGTGAAAAGCTCCTCGTCTAAAAGTGCCAAGAGGCAGTCAAATCAAACAAAAGGCGGCAAATCTCCAGCTCTCAGAAAAACTCTGGCCAAAAAGAAGAGCCTAAAAAAATCTAAACCAGCCGCTGGAAAACTACTCAATGGGTCTAAATCTGCTCAAGCCGGAGCAAAAAGATCTCCCGCcaagaagaaaattcagaagaaacCTACCCAGAAAAAGCCCACAGCAGGTAAAAGGACTGTGAAAGCAGTTCTTACAAAGAGCAAATCTATAAAACCATCTAAAACAAGGCAGCCCACCTCTCTAACAGCAAAGAAGAGGCTAAGTAAATCCAAGAAAAGACTGTCTAAGCCTCCTAAGAAAGGTGTAAATCAACTTAAACccctcaaagggaaaaaaagaccacCTTCTGTAGCAGACAAAACtgtaaaacaaccaaaaaaaaggaaatccataCCTGCcaaaaaaaacttgaaatcatCTAAATGCAAAGGATCGAAGTCTGTTCAAAGTCCACAGAAAAAGTTCCCACATAACAAAGTCACAAAACCATTTCCATTACCTGTACCACCTAAATTCCATCCCTGTCTACAACCAAATCGACCACATAAGTGTCCACTAACGGCTCATCAACTCTATCCACTTCCACCAAAACTACAGCCAAGTGCCCAACATCCCCATGCAAACCAGCAGCAGCATCACGGCCCTCATTTGTCTCATAAGCCACCCTGTCGTAATCCAAAACCTCCCACAAGGCCAACAGGAACAGAAGACATTACGACTGGTGGCCCGACCAATGCAAGCACCACAACACCTGTAGCTATTACTAATTTAGCCACCATCACTAGCACTACAGCCAATAGCAAAATGTCTACTTCAGTTGCCCCAACTAGTACATCTGCCACTGCAACTAAGGGATCAGATGCAACCACCAGAACACCTGAAACTCTGGCTGCCACCACAGTCCAAGTGACATCAACCACTAACTCAGCAACAGATGCTGCCTCCACAACTGCCCCAGCACCTGATTTTACCACAGAGAGTTCAGAAGCTGAAGCAAACACAGCAGAAGACGCCACTCTCCCAGCTACAGCTGGTTCCACTACTCAAGTTGCCACGACAACTTTAGCAAACACACCCCCTGCTACTGTTGCTACCACTGCTACAGCCACAACCCCCACACATGTTGGCACCACAAGTGCAACACCTCCCATAACTCTAGGGATTGGTGCCACTAGCACTGGTGCCACTTCATCATCACCCAGTGCTACCACAACTCTTGCTTCTGCTACCACAGAAATACTCAGAACTTCTGCCACT
Coding sequences:
- the LOC125093789 gene encoding histone H1-II-like; the protein is MKTSILTGLILVFAICFPFSESQPSQRRPRAKTINSRPVQSLPARTSQNRSPPTQVSRKPQPRSHASASPALPHKAASQLSLNSRTSSKKKKPVLTSKRQSLQVSPKKSTLTSAKKGLTPLPSGLTRRNTPRSTSKTLKQPKKNQKTTAKKQSKRTAAAPKPSLSVKKSQNASKKILSTSAKKQLNFPRVAKEASKQTSTSKKSSQKSKKIQARPAKKQLQQRTTKSTPQKKVTKKKSQNTYKLTKSVSKTQTKSTTIKSSPKTSSAPKKRPTKSRETLPSPAEKKQNRAKAVKAAPKKSSAKKKSLKKQKNKQLTPVKKGPATATATRAVLKVKKKNLTTPKKTASTSAKKRLNQPKKVATKKKISKAKNKVSKKPKTLLHLPRNK